The genomic region GCGGCCTCCCGGATCCGCGGCTGGGCGACCGACACGAGCAGGTCGCGTACGGTCGACTCGTCCCGTACGGATCCCACGAACTGGCGCATCACGCCGAGCCCGCCGCTCACCGTGACGGTGCCGCCGTGCGGCTTCAGTTCGCCGGAGATCAGCCGCAGCAGTGTCGTCTTCCCGGCTCCGTTGGGCCCGACCAGGGCGACCACGGCCCCTTCGCCCACCCGGAAGGACACATCGCCGAGCAGCGCCCTCCCGTCGGGGAGGTAGTACTCCAGGTGCGCGGCTTCCAGATGTCCCATGGTTGCGCATTGTCCGGGGCGAGCGGGCCACGCGGCAAACGGGTTACCCGGCGGGCGGCGCGCAGCGGGTGCCAGGCGGTCCGGACGGGAGCCCGCCCTCCGCGGACGGAGCGGCACCAGACGCATCGCACGAGCAGCCGGGCAAGGCCGCGTCGCACAAGCGGCCGACGGCCAGCGGCCGCCGCGGCCTACGAGCGGCCGACGTCCACTGGCAGCCCGCAGCGCACAAGCAGCCAGCGGCCGCCACGTCGTACGAGCGGTCTGCGGCAGCCGCGTCGTACGAGCCGTCTGCGGTAGCCGCAGCGCACAAGCGGCCGACGGCAGACGCCTCGCGCTAGCAGCCGGCGGCAGCCCGAATGCGCGATCCGGGCCCGCCCGGGTACACGATGGTGCATGACCGCAGACCTGGACCTCACCGTCACCGAACCCGGCCACGCCCTGCGCGACCGGCTGCTGGCGCTCGACTACCGCATCTTCGAGGCCGTGGCGGCCCGGCACTGGCCGGGCGCCGACCCGCTGTTGCCGAAGCTGAGCCGCAGTGCGAACCACGGCCTGCTGTGGTTCGGCGCGGCGGCGGCGTTCGCGGCCACGCGCTCGCCGCGGGCCCGTCGCGCGGCCGTCCGCGGTGTCGCCTCGCTGGCGCTGGCCTCGGCCACCATCAACACCCTCGGCAAACGTTCGGTGCGCCGCCAGCGCCCCCTGCTGGACTCGGTGCCACTGGTCCGGCAGCTGAAGCGGCAGCCGATCACCACGTCGTTCCCGTCGGGGCACTCCGCGTCGGCGGCGGCCTTCGCGACGGGCGTCGCGCTGGAGTCCCGCCCCCTGGGCGCGGTGGTGGCCCCGGTGGCCGCGGCGGTGGCGCTCTCCCGGATCTACACGGGGGCGCACTTCCCGAGCGACGTGCTCGTGGGGGCGGCGTTCGGCGCGGGCGCCGCCTTCGCCGTACGCGGCCTCGTGCCGACCCGCGACCAGCTGCCGCCGCCCGGCCGGCCGCGCGCGGACGCGCCGGCGCTGCCGGACGGGGAGGGCCTGGTCATGGTGGTCAACAAGGCCGCGGGCAGCTCGGACCGTGTCCGCGCCCTCGGTGACGCCCTGCCGCACGCCGAGCTCGTGGAGTGCGAACCGGCCGATCTGCGGGCCGAGTTGGAGAAGGCGGCGGCCCGCGCCGAGGTACTGGGCGTCTGCGGCGGCGACGGCACGGTGAACGCGGCCGCCACGGTGGCGCTGCGGCACCGCCTCCCGCTCGCCGTGCTGCCCGGCGGCACGCTCAACCACTTCGCGCAGGACCTGGGCGTGGAGGACGTACGCGACCTGAGCCGGGCCCTGCGGGCGGGCGATGCCGTACGCGTCGACGTGGGCAGTTTCTCCTCCGGCGACACCGAGGGC from Streptomyces sp. NBC_00878 harbors:
- a CDS encoding bifunctional phosphatase PAP2/diacylglycerol kinase family protein, producing MTADLDLTVTEPGHALRDRLLALDYRIFEAVAARHWPGADPLLPKLSRSANHGLLWFGAAAAFAATRSPRARRAAVRGVASLALASATINTLGKRSVRRQRPLLDSVPLVRQLKRQPITTSFPSGHSASAAAFATGVALESRPLGAVVAPVAAAVALSRIYTGAHFPSDVLVGAAFGAGAAFAVRGLVPTRDQLPPPGRPRADAPALPDGEGLVMVVNKAAGSSDRVRALGDALPHAELVECEPADLRAELEKAAARAEVLGVCGGDGTVNAAATVALRHRLPLAVLPGGTLNHFAQDLGVEDVRDLSRALRAGDAVRVDVGSFSSGDTEGCFLNTCSLGVYPELVRERDRWSKRIGGWPAGVVATLRVLRADRHPLRAELSGEERPLWLLFAGNGMYHRMGPVPARRYDLADGRLDVRVVHGGRFPAVRLFAAAVAGPLTRSPVHAAVQVGALRVDGVEPGTPLAYDGEVTTVDGEVTLRKLPEALTVYRPLRHH